The Arctopsyche grandis isolate Sample6627 chromosome 7, ASM5162203v2, whole genome shotgun sequence genome includes a window with the following:
- the Cortactin gene encoding cortactin, which translates to MWKATAGVNLPVADAHDDDWETDPDFVNDVTEEEQRWGSKTVDGSGRSVAAVDMSKLRENLIESEELARKKQMEDDGPQASYGYGGKFGVQKDRMDNSAMGHDYIGKVEKHSSQTDHSTGFGGKFGVQKDNMDKSAVSWDHKETIEKHTSQKDYSSGFGGKYGVETDRVDKSAVGWDHIEQVQKHESQKDYTVGFGGKFGVQSDRQDKSAVGWDHHEAPQKHESQTDHNKGFGGKFGVQSDRVDKCAVGFNEPGEKVGTNYIKSKPDVSGAKPSALRARFENMAKENEEEAQKKIKEGRDRRLKLEKMEREADANRNDKFVAQNPLPRPIQKLPIKTGSDATVQSTMKQFTAAPETKNPLPPAKIKITEQNQENEPPVDKPQPPLDTPDIIQNTQKANVVIPEKQKESPEAEEIREIIDSETTKTTVQPTVVASPVGWTDGDDGQDNDDSDGYTAVALYDYQAAADDEISFDPDDVITNIEMIDEGWWRGLCKDQFGLFPANYVQLQQ; encoded by the exons ATGTGGAAAGCAACAGCAGGTGTGAATTTGCCAGTAGCGGATGCCCACGACGATGATTGGGAGACGGATCCCGATTTCGTAAACGATGTTACTGAAGAAGAACAAAGATGGGGGTCGAAGACCGTCGACGGATCGGGACGATCGGTAGCTGCCGTTGA TATGAGTAAGCTGCGTGAGAACCTTATAGAGTCCGAGGAGCTCGCTAGGAAAAAGCAAATGGAAGATGACGGCCCTCAAGCTTCATACGG CTATGGTGGAAAATTCGGCGTGCAAAAAGATCGAATGGATAATTCGGCCATGGGTCACGACTACATCGGCAAAGTTGAGAAGCACTCGTCTCAAACCGACCACAGTACTGGTTTTGGCGGAAAATTCGGCGTGCAAAAAGATAATATGGATAAG AGTGCCGTCAGCTGGGATCACAAAGAAACCATTGAAAAGCACACGTCACAAAAAGATTACAGTTCAGGTTTTGGTGGAAAATACGGAGTGGAAACAGACCGAGTCGATAAGTCGGCCGTCGGATGGGATCACATCGAGCAAGTGCAAAAACACGAGTCCCAAAAAG ATTATACCGTCGGTTTCGGTGGAAAATTTGGTGTTCAATCCGACAGGCAAGATAAGTCTGCTGTCGGTTGGGATCATCATGAAGCACCGCAAAAGCATGAAAGCCAAACTGATCACAATAAG gGCTTTGGTGGAAAATTTGGTGTGCAATCCGACCGTGTTGATAAGTGTGCTGTTGGATTCAACGAACCAGGCGAAAAAGTGggtacaaattatataaaatcaaaaccgGACGTAAGCGGAGCTAAACCATCAGCTTTGAGAGCCCGTTTCGAAAACATGGCCAAAGAGAACGAAGAGGAAGCGCAGAAAAAGATCAAAGAAGGACGAGATAGGAGactcaaattggaaaaaatggaAAGAGAAGCAGACGCCAATAGAAatgat aaatttgTTGCTCAAAATCCTTTACCAAGGCCGATACAAAAGCTACCGATCAAAACTGGAAGCGATGCTACTGTGCAAAGTACGATGAAACAATTCACTGCTGCACCTGAAACTAAAAATCCACTACCTCCTGCTAAGATTAAG ATAACGGAACAAAATCAAGAAAACGAACCACCGGTTGATAAACCTCAACCACCTTTGGACACTCCAGATATTATTCAAAACACCCAAAAGGCTAACGTTGTCATTCCCGAGAAGCAAAAGGAAAGCCCCGAAGCTGAAGAAATTAGGGAAATTATCGATAGCGAAACAACAAAG ACAACGGTTCAGCCTACGGTGGTTGCCTCACCGGTCGGCTGGACAGACGGAGACGACGGCCAAGACAACGACGACAGTGATGGATACACAGCTGTGGCACTGTACGACTATCAAGCGGCCGCCGATGACGAAATATCCTTTGATCCCGACGATGTAATCACCAATATCGAAATG atCGACGAAGGATGGTGGAGGGGATTGTGTAAAGATCAATTCGGGCTTTTCCCCGCAAACTATGTACAATTGCAACAATAA